A portion of the Micromonospora vinacea genome contains these proteins:
- a CDS encoding DMT family transporter, translated as MAYVLLGIAIIAEVVATSLIKSTAGFSRLWPTVACLGGYAVAFLLLAQAVKEIPVGVAYALWSGLGTAAIVAIGAVFLGESVGLAKLTGIALIIAGVVIVNLAGEH; from the coding sequence ATGGCGTACGTGCTGCTGGGGATCGCCATCATCGCCGAGGTGGTGGCGACCAGCCTGATCAAGAGCACCGCCGGGTTCAGTCGGCTCTGGCCGACTGTGGCGTGCCTCGGCGGCTACGCGGTGGCGTTCCTCCTGCTGGCCCAGGCCGTCAAGGAGATCCCGGTGGGGGTGGCGTACGCCCTCTGGTCGGGTCTGGGCACCGCGGCCATCGTGGCGATCGGGGCGGTGTTCCTGGGTGAGTCGGTGGGGCTAGCCAAGCTCACCGGCATCGCGCTGATCATCGCCGGGGTGGTCATCGTGAACCTGGCCGGGGAGCACTGA
- a CDS encoding TIGR03557 family F420-dependent LLM class oxidoreductase, whose translation MVSVGYTLMSEQAGPKQLVDHAVRAEAAGFDQLVMSDHYYPWLDSQGHSPYAWSVLGAVAHATSRAQLMSFVTCPIRRYHPAVVAQKASTIGALSDGRFTLGLGAGENLNEHVVGGWPHVQQRHEMFEEALQIIRPLLNGETLTFSGNHFDVPDAYVWDRPDQPVPMAIAASGRQSATLAAEYGNGLISTEPDRHIIEMYDDAGGAGQPRYGQVAICYGPDEAECRKIVHDQFRWFGMGWKVNADLPGPESFAAATQFVREEDVAEGISCGPDVDAHVEAFRKFVDAGFTHVAIIQVGGESQPMFLDWAQEQLLPRLREL comes from the coding sequence ATGGTCAGCGTCGGCTACACCCTGATGAGCGAGCAGGCCGGGCCCAAGCAGCTGGTGGACCATGCGGTACGGGCCGAGGCGGCTGGGTTCGACCAACTGGTCATGTCCGATCACTACTACCCCTGGCTGGACTCCCAGGGCCACTCCCCGTACGCCTGGTCCGTGCTCGGCGCGGTCGCCCACGCCACCTCCCGGGCGCAGCTGATGTCCTTCGTGACCTGCCCGATCCGCCGTTACCACCCGGCAGTGGTCGCGCAGAAGGCCAGCACGATCGGGGCGCTCTCGGACGGCCGCTTCACCCTCGGCCTGGGCGCCGGGGAGAACCTGAACGAGCACGTGGTCGGCGGTTGGCCGCACGTCCAGCAGCGGCACGAGATGTTCGAGGAGGCGTTGCAGATCATCCGGCCGTTGCTCAACGGGGAGACGCTGACCTTCTCCGGCAACCACTTCGACGTGCCCGACGCCTACGTCTGGGACCGCCCGGACCAGCCGGTGCCGATGGCCATCGCCGCGTCCGGTCGACAGTCCGCGACGCTGGCCGCCGAGTACGGCAACGGCCTCATCTCCACCGAACCCGACCGGCACATCATCGAGATGTACGACGACGCCGGGGGCGCCGGCCAACCCCGCTACGGCCAGGTGGCCATCTGCTACGGCCCCGACGAGGCGGAGTGCCGCAAGATCGTGCACGACCAGTTCCGCTGGTTCGGGATGGGGTGGAAGGTCAACGCCGACCTGCCCGGCCCGGAGTCCTTCGCCGCCGCCACCCAGTTCGTCCGCGAGGAGGACGTCGCCGAGGGCATCTCCTGCGGTCCGGACGTGGACGCGCACGTCGAGGCGTTCCGCAAGTTCGTCGACGCCGGCTTCACCCACGTGGCGATCATCCAGGTCGGTGGGGAGAGCCAGCCGATGTTCCTGGACTGGGCGCAGGAACAGCTGCTGCCCCGGTTGCGCGAGCTGTGA
- a CDS encoding cellulase family glycosylhydrolase, with the protein MKTRLSAAGATLLALLVTVLAFGQPAHAAAGFSVAGGKLYDANGTEFIMRGVNHAHTWYPQQTSSFADVKALGANTVRVVLSSGDRWTRNTNADVANVISLCKANRLICVLEVHDTTGYGEQSGAITLDRAVDYWLSLADVLAGQERYVIVNIGNEPYGNQNYASWATDNANAIKRLRAGGLTHTIMVDAPNWGQDWSFTMRDNAASVFAADPARNTVFSIHMYGVFDTAAEISDYLGRFRTAGLPIVVGEFGFNHSDGNPDEDAILAYSQANGIGWLGWSWSGNGGGVEYLDLATNFNPASLTDWGQRLFNGANGIRQTAREASVFGGTPPPTTPPPTTPPPTTPPPTTPPPTGGCTATYTVTNQWQGGFQGEVRVTAGARAITGWTAGWTFANGQRVTQSWNVALSSSGTTVSARNTDYNGRLAAGASASFGFLGSWTGTNSLPAVSCTAS; encoded by the coding sequence ATGAAGACTCGACTCTCCGCCGCCGGCGCGACACTGCTCGCGTTGCTCGTCACCGTGCTGGCGTTCGGCCAGCCGGCGCACGCCGCGGCTGGCTTCTCCGTCGCCGGCGGCAAGTTGTACGACGCCAACGGCACCGAATTCATCATGCGCGGTGTCAACCACGCGCACACCTGGTACCCGCAGCAGACCAGCTCGTTCGCCGACGTCAAGGCGCTCGGCGCGAACACCGTGCGGGTGGTGCTCTCCAGTGGTGACCGGTGGACCCGTAACACCAACGCCGACGTCGCCAACGTCATCTCGCTCTGCAAGGCCAACCGGCTGATCTGCGTGCTGGAGGTGCACGACACCACCGGGTACGGCGAGCAGAGCGGCGCGATCACCCTCGACCGCGCCGTCGACTACTGGCTCAGCCTCGCCGACGTCCTCGCCGGCCAGGAGAGGTACGTCATCGTCAACATCGGCAACGAGCCGTACGGCAACCAGAACTACGCCTCGTGGGCCACCGACAACGCGAATGCGATCAAGCGCCTGCGGGCCGGCGGGTTGACCCACACGATCATGGTGGACGCGCCGAACTGGGGGCAGGACTGGTCGTTCACCATGCGCGACAACGCCGCGTCGGTCTTCGCCGCCGACCCGGCCCGCAACACCGTGTTCTCCATCCACATGTACGGGGTGTTCGACACCGCCGCGGAGATCAGCGACTATCTGGGCCGGTTCCGCACCGCCGGGCTGCCGATCGTGGTCGGGGAGTTCGGCTTCAACCACTCCGACGGCAACCCGGACGAGGACGCCATCCTCGCGTACAGCCAGGCCAACGGGATCGGCTGGTTGGGCTGGTCGTGGAGCGGCAACGGTGGCGGCGTCGAGTATCTCGACCTGGCCACCAACTTCAACCCGGCGAGCCTGACCGACTGGGGTCAGCGTCTCTTCAACGGCGCAAACGGCATCCGGCAGACCGCCCGTGAGGCCAGCGTCTTCGGCGGCACCCCTCCGCCGACCACCCCACCCCCGACGACGCCCCCGCCCACCACGCCGCCGCCCACCACGCCCCCGCCCACCGGTGGTTGCACGGCGACGTACACGGTGACCAATCAGTGGCAGGGCGGCTTCCAGGGTGAGGTGCGGGTGACCGCCGGCGCGAGGGCGATCACCGGCTGGACCGCCGGTTGGACCTTCGCCAACGGCCAGCGCGTCACCCAGTCCTGGAATGTGGCCCTCTCCAGCAGCGGCACCACTGTGAGCGCCCGCAACACGGACTACAACGGACGGTTGGCAGCCGGGGCCAGCGCCAGCTTCGGCTTCCTCGGCAGTTGGACCGGCACCAACAGCCTTCCGGCGGTGAGCTGCACGGCGAGCTGA